The following nucleotide sequence is from Pseudonocardia abyssalis.
GACGTTCCTCGTGCAGGGCGGCAGCAGCGGCATCGGCACGCATGCGATCCAGGTGGCCAAGGCGCTCGGGGCGCGCGTCGCGGCCACCGCGGGCGCCCCCGACCGGCTGGAGCGCTGCCGCGAGCTGGGTGCCGACATCGTCATCGACTACCACGACGACATCGCCGAGGAGCTGAAGAAGGCCACCGACGGCCACGGCGCCGACGTCATCCTCGACAACATGGGCGCGAAGGGCCTCGCCGGCAACATCGCCGCCCTCGCCCCCGACGGCCGTCTGGTGATCATCGGGATGCAGGGCGGTGTGAAGGGCGAGCTGGACATCGGCGCGCTGCTGCGCAAGCGCGGCTCCGTCACGGCGATGGGGCTGCGTGGGCGCCCGGTCGACGGCCCGAACGGGAAGGGCGCGGTCGTCGCCGAGGTCACGGCGAACGTCTGGCCGATGATCGGCGACGGCACGGTCAAACCGATCGTGCACGGCACCGTGCCGATGGCCCGGGCTGCGGAGGCGCACCGGACGCTGGAGGGCGGCGGGGTCGTCGGCAAGCTCCTGCTGACGACCTGAGCCGACGACCCGCGGGCGCAAGAACAGCGACTCGGGGGCGCAAGAACGGCGACTCGGGGGCGGGGGAACAGCGACTCGCGGGCGGGGTGTCAGAGGAGGGCGGGCAGGGTGGTCAGGGCTTCTACCAGGGCCCGGGTCTCCGTGCGCGTCGTGTAATGACCCAGGCCGACCCGCACGACCCCGCCGATCTCGGCGGTGCCCAGGTGCGCGAGCACTCCCCGCTCCCCCGTGTCGGGCAGGACGCAGATGCCGTGGCGGGCCAGGTGGTCGGCCACGTCGACCGCCGGCAGCGCGTGGGTGAAGGCGACGGCCGGGATGCGGTGGCGCGGCGGGCCGAGGACCGTGACGCCCGAGCCGATCAGGTCGAGCAGCAGGTCGTCGACCAGGCGCTCCTGGTGGAACTGCAGCTCGTCCAACGAGGTGAGCAGGCGCTCCCGCCGGGTGCCGGTGGCCGTGTCGTCGAGTGCGGCGAGGTGGTCGACGGACGCGACGAGACCTGCCAGCTGGGGGAAGGACTGCGGGCCGATCTCGAGGCGCTGCGGGCCGCGGGCGCCGGGGTCGAGCGAGCAGGCGGTGAGGCGGTCGAGCAGCGCCGGGGTCCGGAACGCGAGCGCCCCGACGTGCGGGCCGCCCCAGGCCGCGGCGTCCAGGGCGATGACGTCGGCGCCGAGCGGGTCCATCCGCACCGGGCCGTACGCGGCCGCCGCGCAGGCGTCGACGACGAGGAGGGCGCCGGTCCCGCGGGTGCGCTCGGCGACCGCCGCGACGTCGACACGGGTGCCCACCTGTCCCGACGCCGCGGTGATCGCGACGACCCGCGTGGCGTCGGTCAGCAGGTCGTCGAACTGCCAGGTGGGCAACTCGCACGTCTCGATGTCGATCTCGGCCCAGCGCACCCCGACGTCGCGCCGCCCGGCCGCCCACAGCCAGGGCGCGACGTTCGCGGCGTCGTCGAGGCGGGAGACCACGATCTCGTCGCCCGCGGCCCACGTGTCGCCGACGGCGTCGGCGAGCCGGCGCAGGAGCTCCGCCGGGCCGCCCGGGCCGAGAACCACGCCGCGGGGGTCGGCTCCGACGAGGTCGGCGATCGCGAGCCGGGCCTCGGCGTCGACGTCGACGTCGGCCGACTGCCGCGACGCGGGGAACGGCGCACCGACCGCCGACCGCGACCGCCGGAACGCCCCCGACACCGCGGACACGACACCCTCGGGAGGCTGCATCCCCGCCGTCGCGTCGAGCCGGATCCAGCCGTCACCGAGAGCGGGGATCAGCCCGCGCACCCGAGCGACGTCGTACGGCATCCGGATACGGTAGCGAGGGCACCTAATCGATCAGTCACACAGCGAGCACGGAGCGTGGTTTCATGACTCAGCCCGAGAACGGCGCCGAACAGCAGGTCATGGTCATCGGCCCCGACGGGCAGCCCGTCGGGATGACCCAGATGCCGCACTCCGACGGCGAGGGCGGCGGCATCGGAGCGATGGTCGAGCAGCCCGCGAAGGTCATGCGCATCGGCACGATGATCAAGCAGCTGCTCGAGGAGGTTCGCGCGGCGCCGCTGGACGAGGCGTCCCGCGCCCGGCTCCGCGAGATCCACGAGAACTCGATCAAGGAGCTGGAGGACGGGCTGGCCCCGGAGCTGCGCGACGAGCTCAGCCGCCTGTCGCTGCCGTTCACCGACGACACCGTCCCGTCGGAGTCGGAGCTGCGGATCGCGCAGGCCCAGCTCGTCGGCTGGTTGGAGGGCCTGTTCCACGGAATCCAGACCGCGCTGTTCGCCCAGCAGATGGCGGCCCGCGCGCAGCTCGAGCAGATGCGTCGCGGCCTGCCGCCGGGTGCGGCGCCGGGCCAGCCGGGCGAGAGCGGCCTGGGTCGCGGCACGGGGCAGTACCTGTAGACCCGTTCCCGTTGCAGCATGGCCGCCTTCACGCAGCGGCGTTGCGTGAAGGTGGCCATGCGTGAAATCCGGGGGGGCCCGTCCGGAGCCAGCCGGGGCCACCGCCCCGGGGCGTCACCCGGCGACGCCGGTAGGCTCGATCCGTGGCACAGACGGTGACTGCCGGCGACGACCGGACGGAGGGCTCCATGACGCCTCCGCTCCCGGACGAGCCCGGCCCGCGCAGCTGGTCGCGCGCGTTCGGGGATCTGGGCCAGGGCTGGAAGCAGCGGCCGCTGTGGGGCTACCTCGGCTGGCAGGACATCAAGCAGCGCTACCGCCGCTCGGTGCTCGGCCCGCTGTGGATCAGCGTCACGATGGCCGTGGTCGCCACCGCGATGGGCATCCTCTACGGCGCGCTGTTCGGCGAGAACATCGCGACGTTCCTGCCCTACGTCGCCACCGGCCTGCTGATCTGGTACTTCATCAACGGCTGCATCCTCGAGGGCAGCGAGGTCTTCATCGCCAACGAGGGGCTGATCCGGTTCCTGCCGGCGCCGCTGAGCCTGCACATCTACCGGCTCGTATGGCGACAGTCGCTGTTCTTCGCGCACAACCTCGTGGTGTGGGTCGCGCTGATCCTGATCTTCCCGCAGCCGCTGAGCTGGTCGCTGCTGCTCGCGATACCGGCCTTCCTGCTGCTCGTGCTCAACGGCGCGTGGATCTCGATGCTCACCGGCATCATCGCCACCCGCTTCCGCGACATCCCGCCCATCATCGGGAGCCTCGCGCAGCTGCTGTTCTTCATGACGCCGATCGTGTGGCAGTACGACACGCTGCTGAAGAACCCGGCCGTCGCCGAGCGCGCGCGGATCGCGGAGCTCAACCCGGTCATGCACTTCGTGGAGATCCTGCGTCAGCCCATGCTCGGCCAGGAGATCGTGTGGCGGCACTGGTACATCGCCGGCGCGATCACCGTGGTCGGGATCGTCGCCGCGCTGCTCTGCCTGCGGAACTACCGGTCCCGCGTCGCGTACTGGGTCTGAGGAGCACGCCGTGGTCAGCATCGACATCCAGAAGGCCTCCGTCGACTTCCCCATCTTCGACGCCAAGACCCGCTCGCTGAAGAAGGCCGTCCTCGGCCGCGCGGGCGGGCGGATCGGCACCGACAGCAAGGTCCCGATCATCGAGGCCCTGCGCGACATCACGCTGTCCCTGCGCAAGGGCGACCGCGTCGCGCTGGTCGGGCACAACGGAGCGGGCAAGTCGACGCTGCTGCGCCTCATGTCCGGCATCTATGAGCCCACCCGCGGCCGCGCGCGGATCATCGGCAAGGTGGCGCCGGTGTTCGACCTCGCCGTCGGCATGGACCCGGAGATCTCCGGCCTGGAGAACATCCTCATCCGCGGCCTGTTCCTCGGGATGACGCGCAAGGAGATGGACGCCCGCGTCGACGACATCGCGGCGTTCACCGAGCTCGGCGACTACCTCGACATGCCGCTGCGCACCTACTCCACCGGCATGCGGGTGCGGCTCGCGCTGGGCGTGGTCACCAGCGTCGACCCGGAGATCCTGCTGCTCGACGAGGGCATCGGCGCGGTCGACTCCGAGTTCCTGGCCAAGGCCCGCGACCGGCTCAAGGAGCTGGTGGAGCGCTCCGGGATGCTCGTGTTCGCGAGCCACTCCGACGAGTTCCTCGCCGACCTGTGCAGTACGGCGATCTGGATGGAGCACGGCACCATCAAGGAGCACGGCCCGCTGCGCGACGTCCTGCACCACTACAAGGGTCGTGACGTCCTCGCGGAGATCGAAGCCCGGTGAGTTCCCACCCCCCTGCCGGTTCCGAGCCGCCGATCACGCGGGGGGCGGAGCCCGGGACGACCATCCCCGTCGCGACTCCGGGCGAAGATCGACGCGTCGGAATGCACAGCAGGCCCCGGCCCGCAGACGGTTCCCCAACGGTGATCATGGGCGGTGACCGGTGCCGGCCCAGGGCGATGATCGGCGGTTCGGAACGCGCAGCAGGCCCGGCCCCGCTCCCGGTTCCCGAACGGTGATCATGCCGATGCCCTCCCGGCCCGGACCCGCTGCCGGCCCCACTCCCGCCCCTGCGCAGCCCGCCACCGGCACCACGCCCGCCACCGGCCCCTTCGGCCCCGACTCCGTCGTCGCCGTCGTCGTCACGCGGCACCGGGCGGAACTCCTCACCGAGGCGCTGGCGGTGCTCGCGAAGCAGACCCGTCCCGTCGACCACCTGATCGTCGTCGACAACGGCCCCGACCGGCCGGCGCAGGCCGTCGTCGAGGCCTGCGGCATCCCGGCCACCTACCTGCCGTCCTGGAACAACCTCGGCGGCGCGGGCGGGTTCGCGCTCGGCATGCTGCGCGCGCTCGCGCTCGGGGCCGGCTGGATCTGGCTCGCCGACGACGACGGGCGCGCGGCCGACGACACCGTCCTCGCCACCCTGCTCGACCTGGCGCAGCGCCGCGGGCTGGCCGCCGTCTCCCCCACCGTCGCCGACCTCGACGACCCGGACCGGCTCGCCTTCCCCGTCCGCCGCGGCCTCACGTGGCACAGCTCCCGCGCGGCCCTCGCCACCGCAGAGGGGGCCGATCCCGAGCTGCTCACCGGCATCGCGGCGCTGTTCAACGGAGCGCTGTTCCGGGCGTCGACGCTCGACGTCGTCGGGGTGCCCGACCTGCGGCTGTTCGTGCGCGGCGACGAGGTGGAGATGCACCGGCGGCTGGTGCGCTCGGGGCTGCCGTTCGGCACCGCGCTGCACGCCGCGTACCTGCACCCGGCGGGCCGGCACGAGGACAAGCCGATGCTCGGGGGCCGCCTGCACGCCCGCGACCCCGAGGACGAGGTCAAGCGGTACTACACCTACCGCAACCGCGGCTACCTGATCTCCCAGCCCGGCATGCGCCGCGTGGGACTGCTGGAGCTGCCCCGCTTCGCCTGGTACTTCCTGGTCACCCGACGCAGCCCGCGCGAGTTCGCGACGTGGCTGCGGCTGATCCGTCAGGGCCGCGCGGAGCACTTCGAGCGCATCTGAGCGTCACCTCCCTGCAAGGTGGTCGTAACACAACCTAGCTACTCCAGGTAGTCGAATGCCGGGCAGGCACACGGTGGAGTGGCAGTTCGAATCCTGTCGTACCCCGATCGAGTTGACCATTTCGTGACACTCGTACTCGCCGGACACTGACGTCGCGGCGGATCCAGGACCGAACGCAGGGCATTCCCCATGACCTTCCTGGCCGGCGCATCCGAGCACTGGCAGCTCTTCCTCCCGATCGGCATCATCGGTGCGATCTCGTGGACCGTCTGGCTGGTCCGCAAGGTCATGTCGGCCCGGTACAGCCCGCTGGTCAACGACTTCCGGACGACCACATCTGTGGTGGTCCCGTCGTTCCACGAGGATCCCGACGTACTGGAGCGCTGCCTGGACACCTGGCTCGACCAGGGTCCGAACGAGGTCATCGTCGTGCTCGACGTGGCCGACGTCGAGGCTCGGGACCGGCTGATGGCCCGCCGCGACCGGCGGATCCACGTGATGATGTTCCGGCACGAGGGCAAGCGCTCGGCCCTCGGTGTGGGCATCCGGGCCGCGAAGCACGACGTGCTGGTGCTCACCGACTCCGACACGGCATGGGAGCCCGGCCTGCTCGACGCGGTGCAGATGCCGTTCGTGGACCCGGCCGTCGGCGCCGTCGGCACCCGGCAGAACGTGTTCGAGCCGCACAGCTCGATCTGGCGCCGCGTCGCCGACTGGATCATCGACCTGCGCTACCTGGACTACGTGCCCGCGACGGCGCGCCGGGGCGGGGTCGTGTGCCTGTCCGGGCGCACCGCGGCCTACCGGCGCTCGGCGGTCATGCCGGTGCTGGCCAACGTCGAGCACGAGTACTTCCTCGGCCGGCGCTGCGTCGCCGGTGACGACGGCCGCCTCACCTGGCTGGTACTCGCCCAGGGCTACCGCACCGAGCACCAGGACTCCGCGCGGGCGCTGTCGATGTTCCCCGCGACGTTCAAGGCGTTCTGCAAGCAGCGCGTGCGTTGGAGCCGCAACTCCTACCGCTGCTACCTGACCGCCGTGTACCAGGGCTGGCTGTGGCGCCAGCCGCTGATCAGCCAGCTCACCGTGTTCCAGATCCTGTTCACGCCGGTGACGATGTTCGCCGCCGTCTACTACGTGGCCGCCGCGTTCACGAGCCCGCAGCGCAACCTGGCCGTCGCGCTCGGGATCCTGTGGCTGTTCGTCGGCCGCGCCATCCGCTCGTACTCCCACCTGCGCCGCAAGCCGGCCGATCTGCTGATCCTCCCGCTGGTCACGCTCGTGATCATGATGGTGGCGCTGCCGATCAAGACGTGGGCGTTCGTGACCATGAACAAGCAGGGCTGGCTGACCCGGCACGCCGACCAGATCGGTGGCGAGGGCCAGGACGAGGCCAGCCTGACGACGGGGGACGCCCATGGCCGCGCCTGATCCATCCGACGCCGACAGACCCGGGGCCGACCCGACGCGCGGCAGACGCAGGTTGCTCACCGTGCTGACGGTGGGCGTGACGCTCGCGGGAATCGTGGGCACCGTGGTGCTCGACCGCCCGCCGGCCGCCCCGACGGCCTCGGTCGTCGCGGCCCCCGACGTCGTCCCCGACGTCGACGCCTCCCCGGACGCCACCTCGCTCGCGGTCGACGCCGCGGGTGACGCCCAGGCCCGCGTCGTCACCGCGGAGGACGACCGCGTCTACGCGATCGTCAGCGAGTCCCCCGGCACCGCGACGCCGTACGAGTTCCCCGCCGTGGCGCCCTCCATCGTGCCGACGGTCGTCCTCACCCCCCGCGACCGTCCGTACGACCTGCCCGCGCTGGAGCGCCTCGGCGCCGCGCAGCGCCTCGACGACGGCGACTGGATGATCACCCGGTCGGTCCTCGTCGGCCGCGACGCCGTGCTGCGGATCGAGGCCCCGGGCGGCACGCTGCGGATGGCCAGCGGCACCGCCGGGTTCGCGTCGCTGATCGCGTTCAAGGGCACGCTGACGATCGGCGGGGCGCCCGGCGCACCCCTGACGGTCACGAGCTGGGACCCGGCCGCCGGCGCCGTCGACACCGCTCTCGACGACGGGCGGTCCTACCTGCGCAGCGTCGGCGGCCGCCTGGACCTGGCCCACGTCCAGGCCTCCGAACTCGGGTTCTGGAGCGGCCGCACCGGCGGCGTCGCGTGGACCGGCGGCGCGGGCGAGCCCGGGCGCGGCTCGGCCACCGCCACCACGGTCGACCGCAGCCACTACGGCATGTTCACCAGCCGGGTCGACGACCTGACGATCAACGGCGGCGCCGTGCGCGACAACGCGGCGGACGGCCTGCTGGTGCACCGCGAGTCGGCCGGGGTCACCGTCCGCGAGCTGGAGGCCACCGGGAACGCCCGGCACGGCGTCGCGGTCTCGGCCGGCACGGAGCGGATCCTGCTCTCCGGCGTCACCGCGAACGGCAACCGCGGCACCGGTATCCGCCTGGACGGCGCGGCACTGGCCGCGAGCGCGTCGGCGGGCGGCGCGAGCACGGCCCCGGGCCGCGGGTTCACCGTGGAGCGCTCGACCGTCACCGGCAACGGCGACGTCGGCATCCTGGCCGCCGGGAACGCGGGGCTGGTCCTGCGCGACAACACCGTCTCCGGCAGCCCCGACGGCATCGTCGTACGCGGCACCGCGGCCGCCC
It contains:
- a CDS encoding NAD(P)H-quinone oxidoreductase, which encodes MYAITVSEPGGPEAMQWAEVPDPVAKPGEVVLDVVASAVNRADLMQREGKYPPPPGASEIIGLECSGRIAALGEGVDGWAVGDEVCALLAGGGYAEKVAVPAAQLLPIPVGVDLVTAAGLPEVACTVWSNIVMAGRLSSGETFLVQGGSSGIGTHAIQVAKALGARVAATAGAPDRLERCRELGADIVIDYHDDIAEELKKATDGHGADVILDNMGAKGLAGNIAALAPDGRLVIIGMQGGVKGELDIGALLRKRGSVTAMGLRGRPVDGPNGKGAVVAEVTANVWPMIGDGTVKPIVHGTVPMARAAEAHRTLEGGGVVGKLLLTT
- a CDS encoding aminotransferase class V-fold PLP-dependent enzyme, with product MPYDVARVRGLIPALGDGWIRLDATAGMQPPEGVVSAVSGAFRRSRSAVGAPFPASRQSADVDVDAEARLAIADLVGADPRGVVLGPGGPAELLRRLADAVGDTWAAGDEIVVSRLDDAANVAPWLWAAGRRDVGVRWAEIDIETCELPTWQFDDLLTDATRVVAITAASGQVGTRVDVAAVAERTRGTGALLVVDACAAAAYGPVRMDPLGADVIALDAAAWGGPHVGALAFRTPALLDRLTACSLDPGARGPQRLEIGPQSFPQLAGLVASVDHLAALDDTATGTRRERLLTSLDELQFHQERLVDDLLLDLIGSGVTVLGPPRHRIPAVAFTHALPAVDVADHLARHGICVLPDTGERGVLAHLGTAEIGGVVRVGLGHYTTRTETRALVEALTTLPALL
- a CDS encoding bacterial proteasome activator family protein, with product MTQPENGAEQQVMVIGPDGQPVGMTQMPHSDGEGGGIGAMVEQPAKVMRIGTMIKQLLEEVRAAPLDEASRARLREIHENSIKELEDGLAPELRDELSRLSLPFTDDTVPSESELRIAQAQLVGWLEGLFHGIQTALFAQQMAARAQLEQMRRGLPPGAAPGQPGESGLGRGTGQYL
- the wzm gene encoding galactan export ABC transporter permease subunit Wzm/RfbD, with translation MTPPLPDEPGPRSWSRAFGDLGQGWKQRPLWGYLGWQDIKQRYRRSVLGPLWISVTMAVVATAMGILYGALFGENIATFLPYVATGLLIWYFINGCILEGSEVFIANEGLIRFLPAPLSLHIYRLVWRQSLFFAHNLVVWVALILIFPQPLSWSLLLAIPAFLLLVLNGAWISMLTGIIATRFRDIPPIIGSLAQLLFFMTPIVWQYDTLLKNPAVAERARIAELNPVMHFVEILRQPMLGQEIVWRHWYIAGAITVVGIVAALLCLRNYRSRVAYWV
- the wzt gene encoding galactan export ABC transporter ATP-binding subunit Wzt/RfbE, whose translation is MVSIDIQKASVDFPIFDAKTRSLKKAVLGRAGGRIGTDSKVPIIEALRDITLSLRKGDRVALVGHNGAGKSTLLRLMSGIYEPTRGRARIIGKVAPVFDLAVGMDPEISGLENILIRGLFLGMTRKEMDARVDDIAAFTELGDYLDMPLRTYSTGMRVRLALGVVTSVDPEILLLDEGIGAVDSEFLAKARDRLKELVERSGMLVFASHSDEFLADLCSTAIWMEHGTIKEHGPLRDVLHHYKGRDVLAEIEAR
- the glfT1 gene encoding galactofuranosyltransferase GlfT1; the protein is MPMPSRPGPAAGPTPAPAQPATGTTPATGPFGPDSVVAVVVTRHRAELLTEALAVLAKQTRPVDHLIVVDNGPDRPAQAVVEACGIPATYLPSWNNLGGAGGFALGMLRALALGAGWIWLADDDGRAADDTVLATLLDLAQRRGLAAVSPTVADLDDPDRLAFPVRRGLTWHSSRAALATAEGADPELLTGIAALFNGALFRASTLDVVGVPDLRLFVRGDEVEMHRRLVRSGLPFGTALHAAYLHPAGRHEDKPMLGGRLHARDPEDEVKRYYTYRNRGYLISQPGMRRVGLLELPRFAWYFLVTRRSPREFATWLRLIRQGRAEHFERI
- a CDS encoding glycosyltransferase, producing the protein MTFLAGASEHWQLFLPIGIIGAISWTVWLVRKVMSARYSPLVNDFRTTTSVVVPSFHEDPDVLERCLDTWLDQGPNEVIVVLDVADVEARDRLMARRDRRIHVMMFRHEGKRSALGVGIRAAKHDVLVLTDSDTAWEPGLLDAVQMPFVDPAVGAVGTRQNVFEPHSSIWRRVADWIIDLRYLDYVPATARRGGVVCLSGRTAAYRRSAVMPVLANVEHEYFLGRRCVAGDDGRLTWLVLAQGYRTEHQDSARALSMFPATFKAFCKQRVRWSRNSYRCYLTAVYQGWLWRQPLISQLTVFQILFTPVTMFAAVYYVAAAFTSPQRNLAVALGILWLFVGRAIRSYSHLRRKPADLLILPLVTLVIMMVALPIKTWAFVTMNKQGWLTRHADQIGGEGQDEASLTTGDAHGRA
- a CDS encoding right-handed parallel beta-helix repeat-containing protein, which codes for MLTVGVTLAGIVGTVVLDRPPAAPTASVVAAPDVVPDVDASPDATSLAVDAAGDAQARVVTAEDDRVYAIVSESPGTATPYEFPAVAPSIVPTVVLTPRDRPYDLPALERLGAAQRLDDGDWMITRSVLVGRDAVLRIEAPGGTLRMASGTAGFASLIAFKGTLTIGGAPGAPLTVTSWDPAAGAVDTALDDGRSYLRSVGGRLDLAHVQASELGFWSGRTGGVAWTGGAGEPGRGSATATTVDRSHYGMFTSRVDDLTINGGAVRDNAADGLLVHRESAGVTVRELEATGNARHGVAVSAGTERILLSGVTANGNRGTGIRLDGAALAASASAGGASTAPGRGFTVERSTVTGNGDVGILAAGNAGLVLRDNTVSGSPDGIVVRGTAAAPELTGNTVSADGFGIALRDGVGDAQLTGNTVGASTVAVQVADAAATLRGNTVDGAARYAVSLVGAVDGSVVETNRLAGRGPAAIDVNRVGLGSNVAINGNDESAWTLDRDDVAYWTAYVVDHPLILLWLLILLLPVIAQLRARRRNRAGERIHPYAHVPPGPATASLTPVDRIALARAVAAAGRTTSRPGHPPVPPHRVAPPADLTETTTLMPVTRVTIVSGDGSTP